One genomic segment of Pandoraea sputorum includes these proteins:
- a CDS encoding ABC transporter permease — MTTQAPVSQSAAAPIARRKMRREGPGSRLWRVLVWGTMIFFLVNVALMIATVTMNSFATRWFGTPLPEGFTLHWYAQAWRDFQLADVLWVTVEVVGAVVLLSIALGVPAAYALARAQFPGKKLAMLVFLLPLMVPPVTYGIPMATVLYKVGLGGTLTGVILANLVPSLPFVILVMTPFIEQIDPNLEAAARIFGANTLKYFRHVLLPLLVPGILAAGLLVLVRTIGMFELTFFTAGPDTQTLVVALYYAVFSTGVRAPQSIDAMAMIYMAITLLWVLIALQFVSPTQLVSRVKEAPKGE; from the coding sequence ATGACAACGCAGGCGCCCGTCAGTCAGTCGGCAGCCGCACCCATTGCCCGGCGCAAGATGCGCCGCGAGGGGCCCGGCTCGCGTCTGTGGCGCGTGCTGGTCTGGGGCACGATGATCTTCTTCCTCGTGAATGTGGCGCTGATGATCGCCACCGTCACGATGAACTCGTTCGCCACGCGCTGGTTCGGCACACCGCTGCCTGAAGGTTTCACGTTGCATTGGTATGCGCAGGCCTGGCGCGACTTTCAACTTGCCGATGTGCTGTGGGTGACGGTCGAGGTCGTGGGCGCGGTCGTGCTGTTGTCGATTGCGCTGGGCGTGCCTGCGGCGTATGCGTTGGCCCGCGCGCAGTTCCCCGGCAAGAAGCTCGCGATGCTGGTGTTTCTGCTGCCGCTGATGGTGCCGCCGGTGACGTACGGCATTCCAATGGCGACCGTGCTCTACAAGGTCGGGCTGGGCGGCACGCTCACGGGCGTGATTCTCGCGAATCTCGTGCCGTCGCTACCGTTCGTGATTCTGGTGATGACACCGTTCATCGAGCAGATCGATCCGAACCTTGAAGCCGCGGCGCGCATTTTCGGTGCGAACACGCTGAAATACTTCCGTCACGTGTTGCTGCCGTTGCTGGTGCCGGGCATTCTCGCGGCCGGTCTGCTCGTGCTCGTGCGCACCATCGGTATGTTCGAGCTGACGTTCTTTACCGCCGGTCCGGACACACAGACGCTGGTCGTCGCGCTCTATTACGCGGTGTTCTCGACCGGCGTGAGAGCCCCGCAGTCCATCGACGCGATGGCGATGATCTACATGGCCATCACGCTGCTGTGGGTGCTCATCGCGCTGCAATTCGTGAGTCCGACGCAGTTGGTCAGTCGCGTCAAGGAAGCGCCGAAGGGCGAGTGA
- a CDS encoding ABC transporter permease, whose amino-acid sequence MSAAASVSMTPAVRADGRGWLVAPALVCLIAMFVYPFAYGLFLSFQPMEGGGVFANYLKFFTEPTLWPTVLITLKLAVPATLINVGASIPAAFALRKSTRASKFVTMLLVVPVTLGTVLIADGMLTYYGPNGWFPQALHALGLYHDEVRLTHNYWGVLISLVISGFPFAFLLILSYVTGIDPTLARAAGTLGAGPWQQFRLIYLPLLVPGLTMAACLSFVQAFSVFPSAVLLGVPAGATRVVSIAAYEAAFESYDYSLASCVAIVMGFVQLLIVAGMLGARRAFYSGPTTGGKG is encoded by the coding sequence ATGAGTGCCGCCGCTTCCGTGTCGATGACACCTGCGGTGCGTGCCGACGGGCGCGGCTGGCTCGTCGCGCCCGCGCTCGTGTGCCTGATCGCGATGTTCGTGTATCCGTTCGCGTACGGTCTGTTCCTGTCGTTTCAACCGATGGAGGGCGGCGGCGTTTTCGCGAACTATCTGAAGTTCTTCACCGAGCCGACGCTGTGGCCGACGGTGCTCATCACGCTCAAGCTCGCCGTGCCTGCCACGCTGATCAACGTGGGGGCATCGATCCCGGCGGCGTTCGCGTTGCGCAAGAGCACGCGGGCGTCCAAGTTCGTGACGATGCTGCTTGTCGTGCCCGTGACGCTCGGCACCGTGCTCATCGCCGACGGCATGCTGACCTACTACGGGCCGAACGGCTGGTTCCCGCAGGCGCTGCACGCGTTGGGGCTGTATCACGACGAAGTGCGTCTCACGCACAACTATTGGGGCGTGCTGATCTCGCTGGTGATCTCGGGTTTCCCGTTCGCGTTTCTGCTGATTCTCTCGTACGTCACCGGTATCGATCCGACGCTCGCTCGCGCGGCAGGTACGCTGGGTGCCGGGCCGTGGCAGCAATTCCGTCTGATCTATCTGCCGCTGCTGGTGCCGGGGCTGACGATGGCGGCGTGCCTGTCGTTCGTGCAGGCGTTCTCGGTGTTCCCGTCGGCGGTACTGCTCGGCGTGCCCGCAGGGGCGACGCGCGTGGTGTCGATTGCCGCGTACGAAGCCGCGTTCGAGAGCTACGACTACTCGCTCGCATCATGCGTGGCGATTGTGATGGGATTCGTGCAGTTGCTGATCGTGGCGGGCATGCTCGGCGCGCGCCGGGCGTTCTATAGCGGTCCGACCACGGGAGGCAAAGGATGA
- a CDS encoding ABC transporter ATP-binding protein: protein MKHNFQQLRLDHVARSFTNAEGQSVAALNGLDLTIERGEFIALLGPSGCGKSTALNCIAGLTPLTGGAIWLDDERIDVLPSEKRGFGMVFQNYALFPHMSVLDNVGFGLRMRGVPRAEIEKRAREALQLVQLVGHERKLPGQLSGGQQQRVAIARAIVIEPPVVLMDEPLSNLDAKLRIEMRAEIRRIHGKLDRATIYVTHDQDEALSMADRIVVMKEGVVQQIGAPRDVYGRPRNLHVARFMGYRNVLDVSITSAQGEHARVSCGGASFDGVLMEPPTNGGKVEGKVCVAIRPDDFERASAANDNAFEGVVETVEYGGRDSLLRVASPFGQLYARLPGDYAIGERVPLRVPADRTLVYAGDRA, encoded by the coding sequence ATGAAGCACAACTTTCAGCAACTGCGCCTCGACCACGTGGCGCGCAGCTTCACCAACGCCGAGGGGCAGTCGGTGGCCGCCTTGAACGGCCTCGATCTGACCATCGAGCGTGGGGAGTTCATCGCGCTGCTGGGGCCTTCGGGCTGCGGCAAGTCGACGGCGCTCAACTGTATTGCCGGACTCACGCCGCTCACGGGCGGCGCAATCTGGCTGGATGACGAGCGCATCGACGTGCTGCCCAGCGAGAAGCGCGGCTTCGGCATGGTGTTCCAGAACTACGCGCTGTTCCCGCACATGAGCGTGCTCGATAACGTGGGCTTCGGTCTTCGGATGCGCGGCGTGCCGCGCGCCGAGATCGAGAAGCGCGCCCGCGAAGCCTTGCAGCTCGTGCAACTCGTCGGGCACGAGCGCAAGTTGCCGGGGCAGTTGTCGGGCGGTCAGCAGCAACGTGTCGCGATTGCGCGCGCCATCGTGATCGAGCCACCGGTTGTGCTCATGGACGAACCGCTGTCGAACCTCGACGCGAAGCTGCGTATCGAGATGCGCGCCGAAATCCGCCGTATTCACGGCAAGCTCGACCGCGCAACGATTTACGTCACGCACGATCAGGACGAAGCGCTCTCGATGGCCGACCGCATCGTCGTGATGAAAGAGGGTGTGGTGCAGCAGATCGGTGCGCCGCGCGACGTGTACGGCCGTCCGCGCAATCTGCACGTGGCGCGCTTCATGGGCTATCGCAATGTGCTCGACGTGTCGATCACGTCGGCACAGGGCGAGCATGCCCGCGTGTCGTGCGGCGGCGCGTCGTTCGACGGCGTGCTGATGGAGCCGCCGACCAACGGCGGCAAGGTCGAAGGCAAGGTTTGCGTGGCGATTCGTCCCGACGATTTCGAGCGTGCATCGGCTGCCAACGACAACGCCTTCGAAGGGGTGGTCGAGACGGTGGAGTACGGCGGTCGCGATTCGCTGCTGCGCGTGGCGTCGCCGTTCGGTCAGTTGTACGCGCGTTTGCCGGGCGATTACGCCATCGGCGAGCGCGTGCCGCTGCGCGTGCCGGCCGATCGCACGCTCGTCTACGCAGGAGATCGCGCATGA
- a CDS encoding extracellular solute-binding protein, with product MSFSRRGFWQRTLGAVACAAVLGSIASTAAAAPVALNIVDVAGNLALTQKGFEAFRDKYPDLVSKITFTNAPAPQLPGKIKAMQAAGRSDIDIVLTGTDALAAGIQQNLWQRLLPDYSVKLPGVLDKYAPNVRAMQELSKGYGLAVTFMPAGPLVEYNPAKVTNPPKTPAELLSWCKANPGKLIYARPANSGPGRTFLMGLPYLLGDKDPHDPIKGWDKTWAFLKELDSCIPYYPGGTSAVMKELGEGSRDMTLTVTGWDINPRALGIVPATFRIQSFDKFTWVNDAHYMVVPKGVAKEKMEVILKLINFMLEPAQQALTYDDGYFYPGPAVKDVPLSAAPAKSQETIAKYGRPEYAKLIADFPHAVPLDATAMVAAFQKWDAEIGSLKSK from the coding sequence ATGAGCTTCAGCCGCAGGGGATTCTGGCAACGCACGCTCGGTGCGGTGGCATGTGCCGCCGTACTGGGAAGCATCGCAAGCACGGCAGCCGCTGCACCGGTTGCGCTGAATATCGTCGACGTGGCCGGCAATCTCGCGCTCACGCAAAAGGGCTTCGAGGCGTTCCGCGACAAGTACCCGGATCTCGTCTCGAAGATCACCTTCACCAATGCGCCTGCGCCGCAACTCCCGGGCAAGATCAAGGCTATGCAAGCGGCTGGCCGCTCGGATATCGATATCGTGCTGACGGGCACCGACGCGCTCGCCGCCGGTATCCAGCAAAACCTCTGGCAACGTCTGCTCCCCGACTACAGCGTGAAGCTGCCGGGCGTGCTCGATAAGTACGCCCCGAACGTGCGTGCGATGCAGGAGTTGTCGAAGGGCTACGGCCTGGCCGTCACGTTCATGCCTGCGGGTCCGCTCGTCGAATACAACCCGGCCAAGGTGACGAACCCGCCCAAGACCCCCGCTGAACTGCTCTCCTGGTGCAAAGCCAATCCGGGCAAGTTGATTTATGCGCGTCCGGCCAATTCGGGCCCGGGCCGCACGTTCCTGATGGGCCTGCCGTATCTGCTCGGCGACAAGGATCCGCACGACCCGATCAAGGGATGGGACAAGACGTGGGCTTTCCTGAAGGAACTCGATTCGTGCATTCCGTATTACCCGGGCGGCACGTCGGCGGTGATGAAGGAACTGGGCGAAGGCAGCCGCGACATGACGCTCACGGTCACCGGCTGGGACATCAATCCGCGTGCGCTGGGCATCGTGCCCGCGACGTTCAGGATTCAGTCGTTCGACAAGTTCACGTGGGTCAACGATGCGCATTACATGGTCGTGCCTAAGGGCGTGGCGAAAGAGAAGATGGAGGTGATCCTCAAGCTGATCAACTTCATGCTCGAACCTGCGCAGCAGGCGCTCACGTATGACGACGGCTACTTCTATCCGGGCCCGGCGGTGAAGGACGTACCGCTGTCCGCCGCCCCGGCGAAGAGCCAGGAAACGATCGCGAAGTACGGCCGTCCGGAATACGCGAAGCTCATCGCCGATTTCCCGCATGCCGTGCCGCTCGATGCGACGGCGATGGTGGCCGCATTCCAGAAGTGGGATGCCGAAATCGGTTCGCTGAAGTCGAAATAA